AGAAAAGCCCTCTCCCTGGGGAGAGGGTTGGGTGAGGGGTCCTCCCCACCGGGTCTGTTCTTCTGTCAACTGCTTCGGGGGTACGATCAAAAGAGGAGCGGTCTATGCCCGGAGCCGAGAAGGTCAAGGTCACCCTCACCCGGCAAACGCGGGACCGTGTTCGTGATCTCGTCCGCCAGGGCGCGGTGAAAGATGCCAGCGCCTTTATCGAGCAGGCGGTGGAGGAGGCCCTGCGCGCCCACAAGCTGCGGCAACTCGCGCTCGAACTGGAGGCGTTCGAGGACCCGGACCACCGGGCAGCGGTCGCGCGCCTGGGCGACGAAGGGCTGGAGGACATTCAGGTGGGCTGACGCGGGGCCAACCCCTCCATCGTCAGGGCAGCCGCGCCTCCTGCTCGCGCAGCGTCACGACCCGGTAGGGGGTGTACTCCCGGGCCGGTTCCCCGTCCGGCTCCTCCAGAAAGTTGACCCTGCTCCAGCCCGCCACACCGAGGGCGTTGGCGAGGTCGAGCGTTCCCCGGTCCCCGTGCGCGTCGTACAGCCGCACGACCACCCCATCCGTGTCCTCGGCCAGTTTCAGGGCGCCGAGGCGGAGATTGCTGTCCGTCACCGCCAGCAGCCGGGCGGTGGGGGGCTGACTTCCACCTTCCCGACCTGAATGGAAAGCGAGGAGCGGGGCGTTCAGGCTGTGCGCCTCCCGCACCGTGCCGTTTCGCCAGTCCCCGGTGTGGGGGTACAGGGCGTAGGTGAAGGTGTGCCGCCCCTCGTCGCCGATCGGGTCGGGCCAGACGGGGGAACGGAGCAGGCTGAGGCCCAACACGTTCCCGAGGCTGGAATGGCCGTACTTGCCGTCGTTCAAGAGGCTCACCCCGTAGCGGCCCTCGCTCAGGTCGGCCCAGCGGTGGGCGGGCTTCTCGAACTGGGCGGCGTCCCAACTGGTGTTCGTGTGCGTAGGGCGGGTGACCGTGCCGTAGGCCGTCTCGAAGCTGGCATGCGGGCTGCGGACGTTCAGCGGCATCAGCGCCCGCAGGAAGGTGCGGCGCCCGTGCCAGTCCACCTCGGTGTGGATGTCCAGGCGGGGGCTGCCCCGGCGCAGCTCGTAGGTCTGGATAATCGTGCTCTCCCCGTGGCGGCGCACCACCCGCACGGCCTGGCGCAGTTCACCGGGCAGACGTTGGGGCGGCTCGGCGGCCAGAAGCTCCTCGCCCTCCCCCGCGTAGTCGGCGTCCACCTCCCAGGCGTCCCACTCGCGGGGAAGGTCGACGTAGGCCCAGAGCTGATTCCCCCGGTCGGCGAGGGCCTCGCGCCCAGCCCGCAGGTCGTACAGGGAGGAGAGGGTGCCGTCCGGGGCGACCACGACGCGCAGCAGGCCATTGTCGAGCACGAGGTCGCTGCCCGGATTCTCTACCTCACCCGCCGGAGCGTCCGCGTTCGAAACCGTCAGGGTGAGATACCCCAGGCCCGGCACCGTCACGTCGCCCTGCACGTAGAGCCTGCCCCCGTGGAACTCGCTGCGGACGGGCTGACCGCCCTGGGTCTGGAGGGTGAGGGGACGGTCAGCGTCCAGAACGACATTCAGCGGAACGTCCTCCAGGGTCAGGTTCCACACCACCACGCGGTCCCTCCCGGCGACGGCGTCGGTCAGGGCACCCAACGCGGCGTCGCGGATGCCCCTGGCCGTCTCCAGCGCCCCCGAGAGTTCCCGCACGGCGTCGTCGTACACGGCCTTCACGCTCGATCCCGGCAGGATGTCGTGGAACTGGTTGCGCAGGAGCGTCTGCCACGCCCCCGTCAGGACCTCGCGGGGATAGGCCGCGCCCAGCAGGCGGGTCGCCAGGACGCTCGCGGCCTCCGCCTCCCCCAGGGTGTGTTCGGCGCGGCGGTTGAGCCCCTTCACCCGGCCCTGGGTGGTGTACGTCCCCCGGTGGAGTTCCAGGTACTGCTCGCCCACCCACACGGGAAGGGGCGCCGGGTCCACCCCGTCGTAGAAATCCGCCACCCGGGTCATGTGCAGCCGGGGCAGCCCCGGGAAGTCGCGCAACCGGGCGTAGCGGTCGAGCATCTCGGCGGTCGGGCCGCCGCCCCCGTCCCCCCAGCCGAAGGAGAACAACGAGGCGCCGTGCGTGCGCTTGCCCCGGAAGTTCTGCCAGGTCTGAAGCACGTCGAGCGCGGCGACGCTGCCGTTGTACCCGTGCGCGGGCGAGGGGTTGAGGAAGGAGTGCGAGAGGACCCGCGTGCCGTCGATCCCCTCCCAGCGGTACAGGTCGTGGGGGAAGGTATTCGTCTCGTTCCAGTTCAGTTTGGTCGTGAAGAAGTACCCCAGATCGCCCTGCCGCAGAAACTGCGGGAGGTTGGCCGCGTAGCCGAAGGTGTCCGGCAGCCAGCACACCCGCGCCCGCCGCCCGAAGTGCCGCTCGAAGTACCGCTGCCCGTACAGCAGTTGCCGCGCCCAGGACTCGCCCGAGATCAGGTTGCCGTCCGGCTCGACCCACATGCCCCCGACGATGTCCCAGCGCCCCTCGGCCACCCGCTCCTGGACGCGCGCGAACAGTTCCGGGTCATCCTCCCGGACGAACTCGTAGAGCTGGGCGGTGGACTGGTTGAAGGTGCAGTCGGGGTAACGGTCCATCAGGCTCAGGACGGTGGAGAAGGTGCGCCGGGCCTTGCGCCGGGTTTCACTCAGCGGCCACAGCCAGGCGAGGTCGATGTGGGCGTGTCCGGTGAGCGCGAGGGCGCCCTCCGCCGGGTACTGTTCGCGCAGGTCTGCCAGTCCCCGGGTCAGCATCTCCCGGGCCGCCCGAAGCCGTGGTCGCCATTCCTCGGGGTACGGCGGCACATCCGGGCGCCCGAACTCCCACTCGTCCCAGATGGAGGCGATCTGGGCGGCCTGCGCCTCCTGCTGCACGGCGCGGGCGAGGTACTCGGCGCTGTCCGCCCTCGGCAGGGGAATCTCCCGGAAGGTCCGGTCGAGGAGGTCGGCCAGCCGGTCGGCAACCG
This region of Deinococcus aerius genomic DNA includes:
- a CDS encoding alpha-mannosidase, which encodes MSHVTTAQLLTRLERRLHELGAWRDAARLDLGEGSFLAHGSGSPVPIRVGEPWPSRAFPVTLHFGARVPPEWAGQPVALRLDVGGEGLLSVNGRPVGGLNPYHREYPIAAQGGEPLTVEVQASPKGLFGSPVRQPVLGTALLVLPDGDVRALHEDLLAAHDAATHLLRGGKVAVADRLADLLDRTFREIPLPRADSAEYLARAVQQEAQAAQIASIWDEWEFGRPDVPPYPEEWRPRLRAAREMLTRGLADLREQYPAEGALALTGHAHIDLAWLWPLSETRRKARRTFSTVLSLMDRYPDCTFNQSTAQLYEFVREDDPELFARVQERVAEGRWDIVGGMWVEPDGNLISGESWARQLLYGQRYFERHFGRRARVCWLPDTFGYAANLPQFLRQGDLGYFFTTKLNWNETNTFPHDLYRWEGIDGTRVLSHSFLNPSPAHGYNGSVAALDVLQTWQNFRGKRTHGASLFSFGWGDGGGGPTAEMLDRYARLRDFPGLPRLHMTRVADFYDGVDPAPLPVWVGEQYLELHRGTYTTQGRVKGLNRRAEHTLGEAEAASVLATRLLGAAYPREVLTGAWQTLLRNQFHDILPGSSVKAVYDDAVRELSGALETARGIRDAALGALTDAVAGRDRVVVWNLTLEDVPLNVVLDADRPLTLQTQGGQPVRSEFHGGRLYVQGDVTVPGLGYLTLTVSNADAPAGEVENPGSDLVLDNGLLRVVVAPDGTLSSLYDLRAGREALADRGNQLWAYVDLPREWDAWEVDADYAGEGEELLAAEPPQRLPGELRQAVRVVRRHGESTIIQTYELRRGSPRLDIHTEVDWHGRRTFLRALMPLNVRSPHASFETAYGTVTRPTHTNTSWDAAQFEKPAHRWADLSEGRYGVSLLNDGKYGHSSLGNVLGLSLLRSPVWPDPIGDEGRHTFTYALYPHTGDWRNGTVREAHSLNAPLLAFHSGREGGSQPPTARLLAVTDSNLRLGALKLAEDTDGVVVRLYDAHGDRGTLDLANALGVAGWSRVNFLEEPDGEPAREYTPYRVVTLREQEARLP